Genomic window (Streptomyces sp. TG1A-60):
GGGTACGCGGCGTCGCACCCGCCCTGTACCGTCGGCTGCTGGGGCGCTTCGGTTGAGTACTCGTAGTCCGCAGTGATCCGTCCCAAGCCGCTCAGCTTGACTCTGTCGGGGATCTTGGTGTTTCTCAGCGCGGGAACGAGATCAGAGGGCATGCTCGGGGCTGTTTCGAAGGCCGATGCAGTTGACGAGGTGTTCGTTGTCCTTCTGTCCCCGTTCCGGTGAACAAGTCCCGTCGCTGACTGCGCAGATCGCGCGGGCGAGTAATCCGGGCGGCACGACGGCGATGTGGGTGCGTGACCGCCTCGACGGCCTGTGGCGGGACGAGGACTTCGCCGACTGGTACCCGCGCAACGGGCGCCCGGCGCTCTCACCCGCGCAGCTGGCCACGGTCAGCGTGCTGCAGTTCCTGTCGGGCCTTTCCGACCGTGATGCCGCCGAGGCCGTGCGCTGCCGCATCGACTTCAAGTACGCGCTCGGCCTCGATCTCGACGATCCCGGCTTCCACCACAGCGTGCTGTCCGACTTCCGGGACCGCCTGCTGCTGGACGGCCGTGCTGACCGCATGCTTGATCTCGCGTTGGCCCGGCTGAAGGAGGCCGGACTTGTCCGCGAGCGCACCACCCAGCGCACCGACTCCACCCACGTCCTGGCCGCAGTGCGGGACCTGCCCCGCCTTGAATTGGTCACCGAGGCCATGCGTGCGGCCCTCGAGGAACTGGCCCGCTCCGCCGACCACGCGCTGGACGGCCTGGTCGATGAGGACTGGGGCCGCCGCTACGGCCGGCCGGTGCGCCTGGGCGAGAACCCCACCCGGCCCAAGACCCGGATCAACACCACCGGAGAAGACGCTCGCCGTCTGCTCGAACACCTGGGCCGAAACCATCCCGGCCTGCTCGGCGGCCACCGGACCCAGGTTTTACGGCAGGTCCTGGTGCAGAACTACTACTGGGACTCCGCGGGCCGCCTGCGCTGGCGCGACGATGACGACGGCAGCGGCCTGCCGCCCTCGGCCAGCCGGATCGTCTCGTATGCAGGGACTCCCACGCCTGCGATCCTGGCGAGCCGCCAGCTGACACCCGCAGCCACCAAGATCCCCGGCAGAGTCAAGCTCAGTGAAACCTTGGCCCGGAAATGCCCCGGAACTGCTGGTCAGAGCTGGGATAGAGGTGGGAGATATCGGGAGTAAGGGCGTGTTTCGATTCGCTGCTTAGGTGTGTGCCGAGAAGGGCGCCTGCCGGGCATCTGGCCTGGTCAGGCGCCCTTCTTCTGCGTCTAGAAGAAGCCCAGCTTCTTCGGCGAGTACGACACCAGCAGATTCTTCGTCTGCTGATAGTGGTCCAGCATCATCTTGTGCGTCTCACGGCCGATGCCCGAACCCTTGTAGCCGCCGAACGCGGCGTGGGCCGGGTAGGCGTGGTAGCAGTTGGTCCAGACGCGGCCCGCATGGATGGAACGGCCCGCGCGGTAGGCGGTGTTGGTGTCGCGTGTCCAGACACCCGCCCCCAGGCCGTAGAGCGTGTCGTTGGCGATTTTGATGGCGTCGTCGAAGTCGTTGAACGAGGTGACGGAGACGACCGGTCCGAAGATCTCCTCCTGGAAGATCCGCATGCGGTTGTCTCCCTCGAAGATCGTCGGCTGGACGTAGTAGCCGCCCTTCAACTCGCCCTCGTGTTCGATGCGTTCGCCGCCGGTGAGGATCTTCGCGCCTTCCTGCCGGCCGATGTCCAGATAGGAGAGGATCTTCTCCAGCTGGTCGTTGGATGCCTGAGCGCCGATCATGGTCTCCGTGTCGAGCGGATGCCCGGTCTTGATCTGCTCGGTGCGGGCGACGGCCGCCTCCATGAACTCGGCGTAGTTCCCGCGCTGCACGAGCGCCCGCGACGGGCAGGTGCACACCTCGCCCTGGTTGAGCGCGAACATCGTGAAGCCTTCGAGGGCCTTGTCACGGAAGTCGTCGTTCGCCGACCACACGTCGTCGAAGAAGATGTTCGGCGACTTGCCGCCGAGTTCGAGGGTCACCGGCGTGATGTTCTCCGAGGCGTACTGCATGATCAGACGACCGGTCGTCGTCTCGCCCGTGAACGCCACCTTCGCCACGCGCGGACTTGACGCCAGCGGCTTGCCCGCCTCCACCCCGAACCCGTTCACGATGTTCACGACGCCCGGCGGCAGCAGATCCGCGATCACGCTCAGCCAGACATGGATCGACGCCGGGGTCTGCTCGGCCGGCTTGAGCACGACCGCGTTGCCCGCCGCCAGCGCGGGCGCCAGCTTCCAAGTCGCCATGAGGATCGGGAAGTTCCACGGGATGATCTGTGCGACCACGCCGAGCGGCTCGTGGAAGTGGTATGCCACCGTGTCGTCGTCGAGCTCCGCCAGCGAACCCTCCTGTGCCCGGATCGCCCCCGCGAAGTAGCGGAAGTGGTCGATGGCGAGCGGGATGTCGGCGGCCAGCGTCTCGCGCACCGGCTTGCCGTTCTCCCAGCTCTCCGCGACCGCCAGCTTCTCCAGGTTCGCCTCCATCCGGTCGGCGATCCTCCGCAGAATGTCCGAACGCTCGGTCACGGACGCCCGCCCCCAGCCGGGCGCCGCCGCGTGCGCCGCGTCCAACGCGCGCTCCACGTCCTCGCTCGTACCCCGCGCGATCTCCGTGAACGGCAGCCCGTTCACCGGGCTCGAGTTCTCGAAGTACTGCCCGCGCGCCGGCGGCACGTACTCGCCCCCGATGAAATGGTCGTAACGCGCCGCGTAGGAGACGACCGCTCCGTCCGTACCTGGCGCTGCGAAACGGGTCATGGATACCTGCCTCCCGAGAAGCGCCACCCGCCATTGGGCAGCTCTCGCGAGGAGGCTAGAAACCGGGATGTTGCAAGGACGTTGCGGTGCTCCATCTCCTCATCCCGCTTTCCTCATTGCGCTCTCCTCGGACCGGCACCCGGGCACACCGTCCTCAGGGACCTGGGCGGCGGCCCCATCCCGGTGGCGCCGCCAGTTCCGACTCCAGTTCGCGCAGCCGTGCCCGGACGGCCGCCGCGGGGCGTACGGCCGCGAGTGCCCGCCAGACGTCCAGATCCTCCTCACCCCAGGGGGCGTGTGCCCAGCCCGCCAGGAGGTCGGGGTCGCGGCGGGCTATCAGGGCCGCACGCAGCCCGTCGGCGAGCCTGTGCCGCAGCCGTACGACGGCCGGTGCCTGCGAACCGGGCAGCAGTGGACCCCCGTACGCCTCAGTGGCCGCCGTGATCGCGCCCGTCTCCAGCCTTCGTTCCACCACCGTCACATCGGACTCGACCGGAACCGTGAACCGGTACGGACGCGACCCCAGCAGGCCCGGCCCGAGCAGCCGACGCAGCCGGGCCAGTTCGGCCCGCAGCGTCACCGGCGTCACCGACTCGTCCTCGTACAGTGCGCAGAGCAGCTCGTCCCCGGACAGGCCCTCCGGGTGCCGGGCGAGGAGCACCAGGATCTCGCTGTGC
Coding sequences:
- a CDS encoding aldehyde dehydrogenase family protein gives rise to the protein MTRFAAPGTDGAVVSYAARYDHFIGGEYVPPARGQYFENSSPVNGLPFTEIARGTSEDVERALDAAHAAAPGWGRASVTERSDILRRIADRMEANLEKLAVAESWENGKPVRETLAADIPLAIDHFRYFAGAIRAQEGSLAELDDDTVAYHFHEPLGVVAQIIPWNFPILMATWKLAPALAAGNAVVLKPAEQTPASIHVWLSVIADLLPPGVVNIVNGFGVEAGKPLASSPRVAKVAFTGETTTGRLIMQYASENITPVTLELGGKSPNIFFDDVWSANDDFRDKALEGFTMFALNQGEVCTCPSRALVQRGNYAEFMEAAVARTEQIKTGHPLDTETMIGAQASNDQLEKILSYLDIGRQEGAKILTGGERIEHEGELKGGYYVQPTIFEGDNRMRIFQEEIFGPVVSVTSFNDFDDAIKIANDTLYGLGAGVWTRDTNTAYRAGRSIHAGRVWTNCYHAYPAHAAFGGYKGSGIGRETHKMMLDHYQQTKNLLVSYSPKKLGFF
- a CDS encoding transposase encodes the protein MRDRLDGLWRDEDFADWYPRNGRPALSPAQLATVSVLQFLSGLSDRDAAEAVRCRIDFKYALGLDLDDPGFHHSVLSDFRDRLLLDGRADRMLDLALARLKEAGLVRERTTQRTDSTHVLAAVRDLPRLELVTEAMRAALEELARSADHALDGLVDEDWGRRYGRPVRLGENPTRPKTRINTTGEDARRLLEHLGRNHPGLLGGHRTQVLRQVLVQNYYWDSAGRLRWRDDDDGSGLPPSASRIVSYAGTPTPAILASRQLTPAATKIPGRVKLSETLARKCPGTAGQSWDRGGRYRE